The genomic DNA ATGTACTTCCGCCATTGTATTCACCTGCATCGGTGCTGCGTGAGTTGATCTCGTTTCTTTACAAGACCAACATAGTGAGGAAGGGACAGCGCTATGAGATGTACCTTTGTTCTTGGCGGCGAGGTGGTACTTCGTACAACTCGATATTATCTTAgtcattcgttcattcatCACGTTCAAAGTTGAAGATCGCATGAGACGGAGGAGATCATCTTTCTAATGCCGATCTGATCAAATTCATTCAATGATGTTGCCGCTCAACCATCGCTGACATCGTATGATTGTTACCAGCTACGGTACCGCCAAATCAGGTGTAGGTATCTCCGCCATGGCTGTCCTCAGACCTGATCTCATGATGAAATGTGCCATTCCCGTCGTTATGGCTGGTATCATTGGTATCGTGagtctctttctcttccacgTGGACCGGAAGACTTGCGCCGAGCTAAACCAATCTTTGGTCTATGTAGTACGGTCTCGTCGTTTCAGTATTGATCTCTGGTAATCGTAAGTTCAGCTGACGCCTCCTCCAAAGCCTTTTATAgcagtcagctgacagaGATGTATGTACGTAGTCGCCTCTCCTATGCCTTTGTACACCGGTTTCATTCAACTCGGTGCTGGTCTTTCGGTCGGTCTCGCCGGTTTAGCCGCCGGTTTCGCCATTGGTATTGTAGGTGATGCAGGTGTGAGAGGTACTGCTCAACAACCTAGATTGTTCGTTGGTATGGTGAGTGGGATCCACAATTTTCCTGTTCCATGAACTTGAATCAGATCGGAGTCATCTGAATCTGGCCATGTATCGATAATACCTTACATCGACGCTATGGTCGAAGAATAAATGCTAAACTCGTCTTTCTATCGTCCAGATTCTTATCCTCATTTTCGCCGAAGTATTGGGTCTTTACGGTTTGATTGTCGCTTTGATCCTCAACACCAACTCTACTGTCGATTACACCGTGAGTGGTATAATCTCACTGTGAAGGGCTTCAAGTAGCTAACTAGATTTTGTGTTTTTGTAGTGCTCAATCTCTCAATAAGTTGATCTCTAATCAAAACCAACCCA from Kwoniella mangroviensis CBS 8507 chromosome 1 map unlocalized Ctg02, whole genome shotgun sequence includes the following:
- a CDS encoding V-type proton ATPase proteolipid subunit, with product MSTVAELCPVYAPFFGAMGCTSAIVFTCIGAAYGTAKSGVGISAMAVLRPDLMMKCAIPVVMAGIIGIYGLVVSVLISGNLASPMPLYTGFIQLGAGLSVGLAGLAAGFAIGIVGDAGVRGTAQQPRLFVGMILILIFAEVLGLYGLIVALILNTNSTVDYTCSISQ